Proteins from a genomic interval of Rosa chinensis cultivar Old Blush chromosome 2, RchiOBHm-V2, whole genome shotgun sequence:
- the LOC112189958 gene encoding uncharacterized protein LOC112189958 codes for MPRPGPRPYECVRRAWHSDRHQPMRGSIIQQMFRVVSEVHSSKTKNNKEWQEKLPMVVLRAEEIMYSKANSEAEYMNSDTLWDRANDAVNTIIRRDEGTETRDLLPPCVEAALNLGCVAVRASRSQRHSNPRSYLIPRPQEPPSPPTRILDRPSDERRPPFSPPHHPGNQSNFARPSAVSSAHLVPEVHSHANQSSNLTNPRHYPFSLENVPGGHNQVTTMSTNNQLNLGSVYPLYYGSHYQTEASQLGPQVPENAHSRTIYVGTPVTSIQEPTKQNIFTCQRAENMSHRIPQVDVMDIQEKPREAEYDLSLRLGLVSHLCTDRSLASETEDIGSSNSQEGGKFNDYSPSISKEFCFFPTRTAYDPSESTSSMWNSEGEDRSLEPTLKKRKATFRNNEEDGQFFCQPPGQPNKFPGRFSGPGL; via the exons ATGCCAAGGCCGGGTCCGAGGCCGTATGAGTGCGTCAGGCGGGCTTGGCATAGCGATAGGCACCAACCCATGAGAGGCTCCATCATTCAGCAGATGTTCAG GGTCGTCAGTGAAGTCCATAGCTCCAAAACGAAGAACAACAAGGAGTGGCAGGAAAAGCTGCCCATGGTGGTTTTGAGAGCAGAGGAAATCATGTATTCCAAGGCCAATTCAGAG GCTGAGTACATGAATTCTGATACACTATGGGATAGAGCAAATGACGCCGTTAACACAATTATTCGAAGAGATGAGGGCACTGAAACCCGGGACCTTTTGCCGCCGTGTGTTGAAG CTGCGCTTAATCTGGGTTGTGTTGCGGTAAGAGCTTCAAGAAGCCAACGCCACAGTAATCCAAGGAGTTACCTCATTCCGAGACCGCAAGAACCCCCCTCTCCACCCACTAGGATTTTGGATAGACCATCTGATGAACGACGCCCTCCGTTTTCTCCTCCACATCACCCGggaaatcaatcaaactttgcAAGACCCTCAGCTGTGAGCTCTGCACATTTGGTCCCGGAAGTTCACAGTCACGCCAACCAAAGTAGTAACCTGACTAACCCTCGGCATTACCCATTTTCCCTTGAGAATGTTCCTGGTGGCCATAACCAGGTAACAACAATGTCAACCAACAACCAATTGAACTTAGGTTCAGTATATCCATTGTATTATGGATCTCACTATCAAACTGAAGCATCCCAGTTAGGTCCTCAGGTCCCAGAAAATGCACATTCTAGGACTATATATGTTGGTACACCAGTTACATCAATTCAGGAGCCTACCAAGCAGAACATTTTCACCTGTCAAAGGGCTGAAAATATGTCACACAGAATTCCCCAAGTAGATGTCATGGACATCCAGGAGAAGCCACGAGAAGCAGAATATGATTTATCTTTGAGGTTGGGTCTTGTCTCACATTTATGTACTGATAGAAGCTTGGCCAGTGAAACGGAAGATATTGGTTCGAGTAATTCTCAAGAGGGCGGAAAGTTCAACGATTATTCACCATCTATAAGTAAGGAGTTCTGTTTCTTTCCTACTAGGACTGCTTATGATCCCTCTGAGTCCACTTCAAGCATGTGGAATTCAGAGGGTGAAGATCGGAGTTTGGAGCCAACTTTAAAGAAGCGCAAAGCAACTTTTAGAAACAATGAAGAGGATGGGCAATTTTTCTGCCAGCCACCTGGCCAGCCCAACAAGTTTCCTGGTCGATTTTCAGGGCCAGGTTTGTAg
- the LOC112189959 gene encoding cucumber peeling cupredoxin gives MASCRASMIACLSLMVVMVGLMKGATAAEYVVGDSLGWTLPPNTSFYSDWAASKTFQLGDVVSFNWTGNHTMAEATKEEYDNCSDPGIWSTTPVNVNLISAGSRYFICTVGDHCEQGQKVTITVGSSSPTSAPPPPSGAHTTVASLLLGLISSTLVISFFTCM, from the exons ATGGCAAGCTGCAGGGCTAGTATGATAGCTTGCTTAAGCTTAATGGTTGTTATGGTGGGTTTAATGAAGGGTGCAACAGCAGCAGAATATGTAGTTGGTGACAGCTTGGGCTGGACTCTTCCCCCCAACACCTCCTTCTATTCAGATTGGGCTGCCTCTAAGACATTTCAGTTGGGCGATGTAGTTT CATTCAATTGGACTGGAAATCATACTATGGCAGAAGCAACTAAGGAAGAATATGACAACTGCAGTGACCCGGGAATCTGGAGTACTACTCCGGTGAATGTGAATCTTATTTCTGCTGGTTCTCGCTACTTCATCTGCACCGTTGGCGACCACTGTGAGCAAGGCCAGAAGGTGACCATCACTGTAGGATCATCCTCTCCAACATCTGCTCCACCACCGCCTTCAGGCGCCCATACAACTGTTGCATCTTTACTACTTGGGCTCATCAGCTCCACACTAGTCATTTCCTTCTTCACTTGCATGTGA
- the LOC112190167 gene encoding umecyanin, whose product MDSRVALMSFVMVALLMKGAAAGIHTVNWTVPSNKSAYTTWANTSTFYLNDQLQFGWSGTHNVANATKDEYDNCLKTAKVLTSTSLTLIDLNTSGPLYFICTIDDHCESGQKLAINVTNVIGPTLTTPPPPPSSASALAVGTLFAIVSSIIVTSFIYRFILY is encoded by the exons ATGGATAGCCGTGTGGCTTTGATGAGCTTCGTGATGGTGGCTTTGCTAATGAAGGGTGCAGCTGCTGGAATTCACACAGTCAATTGGACTGTCCCCTCCAATAAGTCAGCTTACACCACTTGGGCTAACACGAGCACTTTCTATCTCAACGACCAACTGC AATTCGGGTGGAGTGGGACGCACAATGTGGCGAATGCAACCAAGGATGAATATGATAACTGCTTAAAGACTGCCAAGGTACTAACAAGTACCTCGCTCACTCTCATCGATCTTAATACTTCTGGTCCTCTCTACTTCATATGCACCATAGACGATCACTGTGAAAGTGGCCAGAAGCTGGCTATCAACGTTACCAACGTTATCGGTCCCACGTTAACTACTCCACCGCCGCCACCAAGCTCAGCTTCAGCTCTGGCTGTTGGGACTTTATTTGCAATCGTGAGCTCCATCATAGTCACATCCTTCATTTATCGTTTCATACTATACTAA
- the LOC112189152 gene encoding stellacyanin, with amino-acid sequence MVSSQLGLIGCSLLVVALALLKGATAESYTVGEDLGWNIPPSGSVAYANWAASKQFQLGDVVVFKWTGPHTVAEVTQADFSSCTKSNPIALYDSSPARITLSSLNGTRYFICTEDNHCSVLGQKVAITMGGTGQYTPGDDNSDDDDDWWRWNSASSLTIGTALSAVISTAVIFFLNYI; translated from the exons ATGGTTAGTTCTCAACTAGGGTTAATCGGGTGCTCGCTTCTTGTTGTAGCACTGGCCTTACTGAAGGGTGCCACCGCTGAGAGCTACACCGTCGGAGAAGATTTAGGCTGGAACATTCCTCCTTCTGGTTCAGTTGCCTACGCGAACTGGGCCGCCTCGAAGCAATTTCAGCTCGGTGACGTAGTCG TGTTTAAGTGGACTGGACCGCACACGGTGGCTGAAGTGACACAGGCTGATTTTTCGAGCTGCACAAAGTCGAACCCCATTGCTCTCTATGATTCCAGCCCGGCAAGAATTACGTTGAGCTCGCTTAACGGTACTCGGTACTTCATCTGCACCGAGGACAATCACTGCAGCGTTTTAGGACAGAAGGTGGCCATTACAATGGGAGGAACAGGTCAATATACACCGGGAGATGATAACAGTGATGATGACGACGACTGGTGGAGATGGAACAGTGCTTCTTCTCTCACCATTGGTACTGCCTTGTCTGCAGTCATATCCACTGCAGTCATATTTTTCTTGAACTATATTTAA